From the genome of Deinococcus sp. JMULE3, one region includes:
- a CDS encoding Crp/Fnr family transcriptional regulator, which yields MLPGAFGALPADVQAQVTASGRVGRWGRGELLFHPEDPAETLFVLLRGSVRLYRLGSGAREVTLDVHGAGSLLCASALVPGERCGMYAEAMDDTEGLLLGRDVLGRLTQAQPAVAVALTEQITRQTRGVQERLSGLVFLEVSQRLALALLNLAEREGPWPEGGSLALRDRVSHQDLAHVVGSTRETITKLLGDFRSRGLLDLGYRRIILTDRAGLERATQEPLR from the coding sequence ATGTTACCCGGTGCTTTCGGTGCCCTGCCTGCGGACGTGCAGGCGCAGGTGACGGCCTCGGGGCGCGTGGGACGCTGGGGCCGGGGCGAACTGCTGTTCCACCCGGAGGACCCGGCCGAGACGCTGTTCGTGCTGCTGCGCGGCTCGGTGCGGCTGTACCGCCTGGGGTCCGGCGCGCGTGAGGTGACGCTGGACGTGCACGGCGCGGGGTCGCTGCTGTGCGCGTCGGCGCTGGTGCCGGGCGAACGCTGCGGCATGTACGCCGAGGCGATGGACGACACCGAGGGCCTGCTGCTGGGCCGCGACGTCCTGGGCCGCCTGACGCAGGCGCAACCGGCGGTAGCGGTCGCCCTGACCGAGCAGATCACGCGGCAGACGCGCGGCGTGCAGGAGCGCCTGTCGGGGCTGGTGTTCCTGGAGGTGTCGCAGCGGCTGGCGCTGGCGCTGCTGAACCTCGCCGAGCGCGAGGGGCCCTGGCCGGAGGGTGGGTCGCTGGCGCTGCGCGACCGGGTGTCGCATCAGGATCTGGCGCACGTGGTGGGCAGCACCCGCGAGACGATCACGAAGCTGCTGGGGGATTTCCGGTCGCGGGGGCTGCTGGACCTGGGGTACCGGCGGATCATCCTGACGGACCGCGCGGGGTTGGAACGGGCGACGCAGGAGCCGCTGCGCTGA
- a CDS encoding 16S rRNA (uracil(1498)-N(3))-methyltransferase: MTDAPARLPRHRLRVDALTDTMTLGPGEARHLHVLRLNAGDTVRVFDGRGAEALAEIAELNEVRAVLTLGDAIEGAAETPWPLTVAVALLKADKLSDVVRAATELGAAQIQLLVTARADVREIGDQKLVRLNRVAQEAAKQSRRAVVPPVLAPVPLARFQPGGLTLVAQPGSAVRVSDVVTWDAPVTIITGPEGGLTDVEVQTLVQGGAHAVTLGPRILRAETAPVALLGAIAALGE; the protein is encoded by the coding sequence ATGACGGACGCCCCTGCGAGGCTGCCCCGGCACCGCCTGCGGGTGGACGCCCTGACGGACACCATGACGCTCGGGCCGGGCGAGGCGCGGCACCTGCACGTCCTGCGCCTGAACGCGGGCGACACCGTGCGCGTGTTCGACGGGCGCGGCGCGGAAGCCCTGGCCGAGATAGCCGAACTGAACGAGGTGCGCGCCGTGCTGACGCTGGGCGACGCCATCGAGGGTGCCGCCGAGACCCCCTGGCCGCTGACGGTCGCCGTGGCGCTGCTGAAGGCCGACAAACTGTCGGACGTCGTGCGCGCCGCGACTGAACTGGGGGCCGCGCAGATCCAGCTGCTCGTGACCGCCCGCGCGGACGTCCGCGAGATCGGCGATCAGAAACTCGTGCGCCTGAACCGCGTGGCGCAGGAAGCCGCCAAGCAGTCGCGCCGCGCCGTCGTCCCGCCCGTCCTGGCCCCGGTGCCGCTGGCGCGCTTCCAGCCCGGCGGCCTGACGCTGGTCGCGCAGCCCGGCTCGGCGGTCCGCGTGTCCGACGTCGTCACCTGGGACGCCCCGGTCACGATCATCACCGGCCCGGAGGGCGGCCTGACCGACGTCGAGGTCCAGACGCTCGTGCAGGGGGGCGCGCACGCCGTCACGCTCGGCCCGCGCATCCTGCGGGCGGAGACGGCCCCCGTGGCGCTGCTGGGCGCCATCGCGGCGCTGGGCGAGTAG
- a CDS encoding WecB/TagA/CpsF family glycosyltransferase yields MTIPTPRQRLTLFDLPLDVVTLDETLDRLGDLIYRQPRAPHTVVTLNPEFIVQSRTQPDFVNAMQVADLVTADGVGIVWAARQLTDTEVPRAPGFDIVQGLMARHGADLRVFFLGAKPGVAEVAAQNAARDYGIQVAGVHHGYFDLPEDQRVAELVRDSGADLLLTAMGAGRQETFNQYWRQVMNVPVMIGCGGVIDVLAGNADLAPAWTRRMGVEWIWRVGLDRKRWNRAPRLAQFVRMVRAEKKRLK; encoded by the coding sequence ATGACCATCCCCACCCCACGCCAGCGCCTCACACTGTTCGACCTGCCGCTGGACGTCGTGACGCTCGACGAGACCCTGGACCGCCTGGGCGACCTGATCTACCGCCAGCCGCGCGCCCCGCACACCGTCGTGACCCTGAACCCCGAGTTCATCGTGCAGTCCCGCACCCAGCCGGACTTCGTGAATGCGATGCAGGTCGCGGACCTCGTGACCGCCGACGGTGTGGGCATCGTCTGGGCCGCGCGGCAGCTGACGGACACCGAGGTGCCCCGCGCGCCCGGCTTCGACATCGTCCAGGGCCTGATGGCGCGGCACGGTGCGGACCTGCGTGTGTTCTTCCTGGGCGCCAAGCCCGGCGTGGCCGAGGTCGCCGCGCAGAACGCCGCGCGCGACTACGGCATCCAGGTCGCCGGGGTCCACCACGGGTACTTCGACCTGCCCGAGGACCAGCGCGTCGCGGAACTCGTCCGCGACAGCGGCGCCGACCTGCTGCTGACCGCCATGGGCGCCGGGCGGCAGGAGACCTTCAACCAGTACTGGCGGCAGGTCATGAACGTCCCCGTCATGATCGGCTGCGGCGGCGTGATCGACGTGCTGGCCGGGAACGCCGACCTCGCCCCCGCCTGGACGCGCCGAATGGGCGTCGAGTGGATCTGGCGCGTCGGCCTGGACCGCAAACGCTGGAACCGCGCGCCGAGGCTCGCGCAGTTCGTGCGGATGGTCCGCGCCGAGAAGAAACGCCTCAAATAA
- the bshC gene encoding bacillithiol biosynthesis cysteine-adding enzyme BshC, producing the protein MARNAGAEYRNGGLLDYVRLPAGALETALGETRPDIDRVALADALRAYHRDLGTLTPAVEAELTRLAHPASRVVVTGQQAGALTGPAYSVHKGADAALLARQLNTEDAPVVAVYWIASQDHDAAEVASTSLLDASERLHRLTLDVPEGVPVGRVPWRPEWTAQVHALLDAFDGPAEHVAAVRARFDRAAQAGGGYADVFARLIHGLLGGAGLLVLDPMHPALARLMAPTLARELDDPLASSRAIEAAAARMIADGFEPQLRRPDGATNLFIEEDDGQRRLLRVDGQAFVTATRRYTRADLLTLLDADPTRLTPAAGLRPAVQDALLPTVAFVVGPGEIAYGAQLRDVYPLHGLRQPLLWPRLSVTWREPNVTRLLTRLNATAAQVQADPDGVLGRALATERHAGAVTTERLNDLTTRLDALTAEIADLDPTLVGAAARTRTRTVARVAHLQRLATQALARAENDRSGQLTRLKAHLLPNGTPQERELNFLTYLLKHGDTPLNQLLNLPAGWQGELDIP; encoded by the coding sequence ATGGCGCGAAACGCAGGGGCGGAATACAGGAACGGTGGGCTGCTGGACTACGTGCGCCTGCCCGCAGGGGCGCTGGAAACCGCGCTGGGCGAGACCCGACCCGACATCGACCGCGTGGCCCTCGCGGACGCGCTGCGCGCCTACCACCGCGACCTGGGCACCCTGACCCCGGCCGTCGAGGCAGAGCTGACGCGGCTGGCGCACCCGGCGTCCCGCGTGGTCGTGACCGGGCAGCAGGCGGGCGCCCTGACCGGCCCGGCGTACTCGGTGCACAAGGGCGCGGACGCGGCGCTGCTGGCGCGGCAACTGAACACCGAGGACGCCCCGGTCGTCGCGGTGTACTGGATCGCCAGCCAGGACCACGACGCCGCCGAGGTGGCGAGCACGTCCCTGCTGGACGCCAGCGAACGTCTGCACCGCCTGACCCTGGACGTCCCCGAGGGCGTCCCGGTGGGCCGCGTGCCCTGGCGCCCCGAGTGGACGGCGCAGGTGCACGCGCTGCTGGACGCCTTCGACGGTCCCGCCGAGCACGTCGCGGCCGTCCGCGCCCGCTTCGACCGGGCCGCGCAGGCGGGCGGCGGCTACGCCGACGTGTTCGCCCGCCTGATCCACGGGCTGCTGGGCGGCGCGGGCCTGCTGGTGCTCGACCCGATGCACCCGGCCCTGGCGCGTTTGATGGCCCCCACCCTCGCGCGGGAACTGGACGACCCGCTGGCGTCCTCGCGGGCCATCGAGGCGGCCGCCGCGCGGATGATCGCCGACGGTTTCGAGCCGCAGCTGCGCCGCCCGGACGGCGCCACGAACCTCTTCATAGAGGAGGACGACGGGCAGCGCCGCCTGCTGCGCGTGGACGGGCAGGCGTTCGTCACGGCCACACGGCGCTACACCCGCGCAGACCTGCTGACGCTGCTGGACGCCGACCCCACGCGCCTCACGCCCGCCGCTGGCCTGCGACCCGCCGTGCAGGACGCCCTGCTGCCCACCGTGGCGTTCGTCGTCGGCCCCGGCGAGATCGCGTACGGCGCGCAGCTGCGGGACGTGTACCCCCTGCACGGCCTGCGGCAGCCGCTGCTGTGGCCTCGCCTGAGCGTCACGTGGCGCGAACCGAACGTCACGCGCCTGCTGACGCGCCTGAACGCCACCGCCGCGCAGGTCCAGGCGGACCCCGACGGCGTGCTGGGCCGCGCCCTGGCCACCGAACGCCACGCCGGAGCCGTCACCACCGAGCGCCTGAACGACCTGACCACCCGCCTGGACGCCCTCACCGCCGAGATCGCCGACCTCGACCCCACCCTCGTCGGCGCCGCCGCGCGCACCCGCACCCGCACCGTCGCCCGCGTCGCGCACCTGCAACGACTCGCCACGCAGGCCCTCGCCCGCGCCGAGAACGACCGCAGCGGCCAGCTGACGCGCCTGAAAGCCCACCTCCTCCCCAACGGCACGCCACAGGAACGCGAACTGAACTTCCTCACGTACCTCCTCAAACACGGCGACACGCCCCTGAATCAGCTGCTGAACCTTCCCGCCGGATGGCAGGGCGAACTCGACATTCCCTGA
- the recO gene encoding DNA repair protein RecO produces MRSRTANRSGIVIRRRVTPAGDILVTLLTPQGKLKAVARGGVRGPLSSRLNLFHHVGMQVYQGPQNDLASVQQAVLEGALPTLAQPERYAFAHLLAEFAEALYQEGEFSEQAFELFAGALRGVAHQPDPEWVALVMSYKLLALAGFIPQTARCARCAQDHPTHPDPLGGQLLCGSCAALPAYPDPSLDFLRNVARRTVRASMDAPLPAEQRPALWRALERFVTVQIGSVHSWRQLVPTGTALSA; encoded by the coding sequence GTGAGGTCCCGAACCGCCAACCGCAGTGGCATCGTCATCCGGCGGCGCGTGACGCCCGCCGGGGACATCCTCGTCACGCTGCTGACCCCGCAGGGCAAACTCAAGGCCGTCGCGCGTGGCGGGGTGCGCGGGCCGCTGTCCAGCCGCCTGAACCTGTTCCATCACGTCGGCATGCAGGTGTACCAGGGACCGCAGAACGACCTCGCCAGCGTGCAGCAGGCTGTGCTGGAGGGCGCGCTGCCCACCCTGGCGCAGCCCGAGCGGTACGCCTTCGCGCACCTGCTCGCCGAGTTCGCCGAGGCGCTGTACCAGGAAGGGGAATTCAGCGAGCAGGCCTTCGAGCTGTTCGCGGGCGCCCTGCGCGGCGTCGCGCACCAACCGGACCCGGAATGGGTGGCACTCGTCATGAGCTACAAACTCCTGGCCCTGGCAGGCTTCATCCCGCAGACGGCCCGCTGCGCCCGCTGCGCGCAGGACCACCCCACGCACCCCGATCCGCTCGGCGGCCAGCTCCTGTGCGGCAGTTGCGCGGCGCTGCCCGCCTACCCGGACCCCAGCCTGGACTTCCTGCGGAACGTCGCCCGTCGCACCGTCCGCGCCAGCATGGACGCCCCCCTGCCCGCCGAGCAGCGCCCCGCGCTGTGGCGCGCCCTGGAACGCTTCGTGACCGTGCAGATCGGCAGCGTCCACTCCTGGCGGCAACTCGTGCCCACCGGCACAGCCCTCAGCGCGTAG
- the proC gene encoding pyrroline-5-carboxylate reductase codes for MKLAIVGVGKLGLALLEGVTAQGVLPPAEIGLLDANAARAQDIAARTGARVITQADLGRAERILISLQPRVFPEAAEWLAQPNAGYISTMAGVSVAALTRRLGTKRVVRVMPNLAATIGHSQTAITGPREAGDAGDLAFAHGLFGAVGDAYDLPEHLFNAFTGMSASGPAYVAVVAEALADGGVRMGLPRPLANELAAKLLIATGELVQRRAHPALLKDEVASPGGTTIAGLAALEAAGVRGGIIEAVVQATRRGTELGKDQD; via the coding sequence ATGAAACTCGCGATCGTCGGCGTCGGCAAACTCGGACTGGCCCTGCTGGAAGGCGTCACCGCCCAGGGCGTCCTGCCCCCCGCAGAGATCGGCCTGCTCGACGCGAACGCCGCCCGCGCGCAGGACATCGCCGCCCGCACCGGCGCCCGCGTCATCACCCAGGCGGACCTGGGCCGCGCCGAACGCATCCTGATCAGCCTGCAACCCCGCGTGTTCCCCGAAGCCGCCGAGTGGCTCGCGCAACCCAACGCCGGGTACATCAGCACCATGGCCGGCGTGTCCGTCGCCGCCCTGACCCGCCGCCTGGGCACCAAACGCGTCGTGCGGGTCATGCCGAACCTCGCCGCGACCATCGGCCACAGCCAGACCGCCATCACCGGCCCCAGAGAGGCCGGGGACGCCGGGGACCTCGCCTTCGCGCACGGGCTGTTCGGCGCGGTCGGCGACGCGTACGACCTCCCCGAGCACCTCTTCAACGCCTTCACCGGCATGAGCGCCAGCGGCCCCGCCTACGTCGCCGTGGTCGCCGAAGCCCTCGCCGACGGGGGCGTCCGCATGGGCCTCCCGCGCCCCCTGGCGAACGAACTCGCCGCGAAACTCCTGATCGCCACCGGCGAACTCGTCCAGCGCCGCGCCCACCCCGCCCTCCTCAAGGACGAGGTCGCCAGCCCCGGCGGCACCACCATCGCCGGACTCGCCGCCCTGGAAGCCGCCGGGGTGCGCGGCGGAATCATCGAGGCGGTCGTGCAGGCCACCCGGCGCGGCACCGAACTCGGCAAAGACCAGGACTGA
- a CDS encoding peptidoglycan D,D-transpeptidase FtsI family protein, translating into MSRADRLYERRDRMRRRAGGGAGSERRERGATRVQQVAVGFTVALALLGARLYYLQVSLHDQFAVRSASNYQRDEVLRALRGEIRTRDGVLLATNRLAVDLVYTGRLRKSDRETPIPGWDKIVYLAGIGGDVLVNGQPREPDYEREPSTVLARNIPQERLAALYEYTVLVPSLELRERVERIYPQGKMAAHLLGYVQEASEAQITEDGYTQGDLVGRSGLEYSLQQTLEGKNGLRRREVTAAGKPQTERVIDPGVKGKDVVLSIDSLLQRTAETALREGLADVNRGRAKHGKAPEPYARGAVIALDPRTNEVLAMASAPTYDPNWFSRVPSPDPKAKNWAIDPNRPLAELDAVTANRAVQAYAPGSVFKIATTLMQEERWGNFSLPCNPVYYFGRAPRKNWAGYPLGVVDGKLAISYSCNPWYYHSAASAGPERYGRTLVQRMKELGYLRPTGLEIVGEKLGEMRGPDEYTSPQDPWYPGFALNMSIGQGSVQVTPAQVAWVMSTIVNDGQQRPLTVLRSMAGERQPLKPTTSVVYNGKVDAFKFVQEGMSGTTAGTRYGTAQHEIGPDRFPVRTAGKTGTAENGTSSRQGYAYTHAWYEGYGPIGKDGTPTFAVVAFFQFGGEGSGPALRAVKRMFAARWCVTLDDKLSALPLAQQQPCTGELEQMHQVYRTRAERTKASAAKGKTDVQTP; encoded by the coding sequence GTGAGTCGCGCCGATCGCCTGTATGAACGCCGGGACCGCATGCGGCGCCGCGCGGGGGGTGGCGCGGGCTCGGAGCGGCGGGAGCGTGGCGCGACGCGCGTGCAGCAGGTCGCGGTGGGGTTCACGGTGGCGCTGGCCCTGCTGGGCGCGCGGCTGTACTACCTGCAGGTGTCGCTGCACGATCAGTTCGCGGTGCGTTCGGCCAGCAACTACCAGCGGGACGAGGTGCTGCGCGCCCTGCGTGGCGAGATCCGCACGCGGGACGGGGTGCTGCTCGCCACGAACCGGCTGGCGGTGGACCTGGTGTACACGGGACGCCTGCGGAAATCGGACCGGGAGACGCCCATTCCCGGCTGGGACAAGATCGTGTACCTCGCGGGGATTGGGGGGGACGTGCTGGTGAACGGCCAGCCGCGCGAACCGGACTACGAGCGGGAACCGTCCACGGTCCTGGCGCGGAACATCCCGCAGGAGCGGCTGGCGGCGCTGTACGAGTACACGGTGCTGGTCCCCAGCCTGGAGTTGCGCGAGCGGGTCGAGCGCATCTACCCGCAGGGCAAGATGGCCGCGCACCTGCTGGGGTACGTGCAGGAGGCGTCCGAAGCGCAGATCACCGAGGACGGGTACACGCAGGGAGACCTCGTGGGCCGCTCCGGGCTGGAGTACAGCCTGCAGCAAACGCTGGAAGGCAAGAACGGCCTGCGCCGCCGGGAGGTGACGGCCGCCGGGAAACCCCAGACGGAACGGGTGATCGATCCGGGCGTGAAGGGCAAGGACGTGGTGCTGTCCATCGACTCGCTGCTGCAACGCACGGCCGAGACGGCTCTGCGTGAGGGACTGGCGGACGTGAACAGGGGCCGCGCGAAGCACGGCAAGGCGCCCGAACCGTACGCGCGGGGCGCGGTGATCGCGCTGGACCCCCGCACGAACGAGGTGCTGGCGATGGCGAGCGCCCCGACGTACGACCCGAACTGGTTCTCGCGCGTGCCGAGCCCGGACCCGAAGGCGAAGAACTGGGCGATCGACCCGAACCGGCCGCTGGCGGAACTGGACGCCGTGACGGCGAACCGGGCGGTGCAGGCGTACGCGCCGGGCAGCGTGTTCAAGATCGCCACGACCCTCATGCAGGAGGAACGCTGGGGGAACTTCTCGCTGCCGTGCAACCCGGTGTATTACTTCGGGCGGGCGCCGCGCAAGAACTGGGCGGGGTACCCGCTGGGCGTGGTGGACGGGAAACTGGCGATCTCGTACTCGTGCAACCCGTGGTATTACCACTCGGCGGCGTCGGCCGGTCCGGAACGCTACGGGCGGACGCTGGTGCAGCGCATGAAGGAACTGGGGTACCTGCGGCCTACGGGGCTGGAGATCGTCGGGGAGAAACTGGGCGAGATGCGCGGCCCGGACGAGTACACGTCACCGCAGGACCCGTGGTACCCGGGCTTCGCGCTGAACATGAGTATCGGGCAGGGCAGCGTGCAGGTCACGCCCGCGCAGGTGGCGTGGGTGATGAGCACCATCGTGAACGACGGGCAGCAGCGGCCACTGACCGTGCTGCGCAGCATGGCTGGGGAACGTCAACCGCTGAAGCCCACCACGAGTGTCGTGTACAACGGCAAGGTCGACGCGTTCAAGTTCGTGCAGGAGGGCATGAGCGGCACCACCGCCGGGACCCGTTACGGCACCGCGCAGCACGAGATCGGCCCGGACCGCTTCCCGGTGCGGACGGCCGGGAAGACCGGCACGGCCGAGAACGGCACGAGTTCCCGGCAGGGGTACGCGTACACGCACGCGTGGTACGAGGGCTACGGACCGATCGGGAAGGACGGCACGCCGACCTTCGCGGTGGTGGCGTTCTTCCAGTTCGGCGGGGAAGGTTCGGGCCCGGCACTGCGGGCCGTGAAGCGGATGTTCGCGGCGCGCTGGTGCGTGACGCTGGACGACAAGCTCAGCGCGCTGCCGCTGGCGCAGCAGCAGCCCTGCACCGGGGAACTGGAGCAGATGCATCAGGTGTACAGGACCCGCGCGGAACGGACGAAGGCCAGCGCCGCGAAGGGCAAGACGGACGTTCAGACGCCCTGA
- a CDS encoding endonuclease/exonuclease/phosphatase family protein has translation MNRISRWLPRLLAGLIVLVAVLAGVVYALTDHPKPEQAADLTCPATAPTLKAGQDVRVMNWNVQYLAGRGYVFFYDTLAGDGPDTRPSPQSIARTLDEVTQAIREENPDLVLLQEVDRDSRRTDYADQLALIQAKLNGAYPCAATTYYHRATFVPHPSIMGKVGLSLSTLSRYRMDSATRYQLPRICGDPVTVAFNFKRAVLGVTLPVQGGQPLSAFNTHMDAFAQGCDTMRNQVAFIGDLLGRTSAPWVIGGDFNLLGTRAAYDRLRDREKAYFNPDTELAPLTARYASFPSPAQIDSGNPAFITHYANDPAVGKPDRTIDYYFYSAGLKHADERVRQDEPKISDHYALLTTLTLP, from the coding sequence ATGAACCGAATCTCGCGGTGGCTGCCGCGCCTCCTGGCTGGCCTGATCGTCCTCGTTGCCGTCCTGGCGGGCGTCGTTTACGCCCTGACCGACCACCCGAAACCCGAACAGGCCGCCGACCTGACCTGCCCCGCCACGGCCCCCACCCTGAAGGCCGGGCAGGACGTGCGCGTCATGAACTGGAACGTGCAGTACCTCGCCGGGCGCGGGTACGTGTTCTTCTACGACACCCTCGCCGGGGACGGCCCCGACACCCGCCCCAGCCCCCAGAGCATCGCCCGCACGCTGGACGAGGTCACGCAGGCCATCCGCGAGGAGAACCCGGATCTGGTGCTGCTGCAGGAGGTCGACCGGGACAGCAGGCGCACCGACTACGCCGACCAGCTGGCCCTGATCCAGGCGAAACTGAACGGCGCGTACCCGTGCGCCGCCACCACGTACTACCACCGCGCGACCTTCGTGCCGCACCCCAGCATCATGGGGAAGGTGGGCCTGAGCCTCTCGACCCTCAGCCGGTACCGCATGGACAGCGCCACCCGCTACCAGCTGCCGCGCATCTGCGGCGACCCCGTCACGGTCGCGTTCAACTTCAAACGCGCCGTGCTGGGCGTCACCCTGCCCGTGCAGGGCGGCCAGCCGCTGAGTGCCTTCAACACCCACATGGACGCCTTCGCGCAGGGCTGCGACACCATGCGCAATCAGGTGGCGTTCATCGGTGACCTGCTCGGCCGCACCAGCGCACCCTGGGTGATCGGCGGGGACTTCAACCTGCTGGGCACCCGCGCCGCGTACGACCGCCTGCGCGACCGCGAGAAAGCGTACTTCAACCCCGACACCGAACTCGCCCCCCTGACCGCCAGGTACGCGTCGTTCCCCAGCCCCGCGCAGATCGACAGCGGCAACCCCGCGTTCATCACCCACTACGCCAACGACCCCGCCGTCGGCAAACCCGACCGGACCATCGACTACTACTTCTACTCCGCGGGACTGAAACATGCCGATGAGCGCGTCCGGCAGGACGAGCCCAAGATCAGCGACCACTACGCCTTGCTGACCACCCTCACCCTGCCCTGA
- a CDS encoding 50S ribosomal protein L11 methyltransferase, whose amino-acid sequence MLVYHLPGTFETREDHLDLLWEAGATGLEERAGLIRAYFDEETELPEAIRDGEWRQEADQDWLAEFKANLRPVQAGRVTIVPPWLRAEIPATQVGLVIEPGMAFGTGHHATTRMAVEALSDLNLDGQTILDVGTGSGVLAIAGALLGAEYALGVDIDPITIPIADENARDNAVPEGRTAFMVGTLGDDLPGDVVADGVFDVLVANLYAELHDLLVGAYVGHLRPGGPLILTGILTGKLPLVQGALDREGFTDVQVRTDGEWALVTARAGE is encoded by the coding sequence ATGCTGGTGTATCACCTTCCGGGAACGTTCGAGACGCGCGAGGATCACCTCGACCTGCTGTGGGAGGCCGGGGCGACCGGTCTGGAGGAACGCGCCGGGCTGATCCGCGCGTACTTCGACGAGGAGACCGAGCTGCCCGAGGCCATCCGGGACGGCGAGTGGCGGCAGGAGGCGGATCAGGACTGGCTGGCGGAGTTCAAGGCGAACCTGCGCCCGGTGCAGGCGGGCCGCGTGACGATCGTGCCGCCGTGGCTGCGCGCCGAGATTCCCGCCACGCAGGTGGGACTGGTGATCGAGCCGGGCATGGCGTTCGGGACGGGGCACCACGCGACGACCCGCATGGCCGTAGAGGCCCTGTCGGACCTGAACCTGGACGGGCAGACGATCCTGGACGTGGGCACCGGGAGTGGCGTGCTGGCGATCGCGGGTGCGCTGCTGGGCGCGGAGTACGCGCTGGGCGTGGACATCGACCCGATCACGATCCCGATTGCCGATGAGAACGCGCGGGACAACGCGGTGCCCGAGGGGCGCACGGCGTTCATGGTGGGCACGCTGGGCGACGACCTGCCGGGTGACGTGGTCGCAGACGGCGTGTTCGACGTGCTCGTGGCGAACCTGTACGCGGAACTGCACGACCTGCTGGTCGGGGCTTACGTGGGGCACCTGCGCCCCGGCGGACCGCTGATCCTGACCGGGATCCTGACCGGGAAGCTGCCGCTGGTGCAAGGCGCGCTGGACCGCGAGGGGTTCACGGACGTGCAGGTCCGCACGGATGGCGAGTGGGCACTCGTGACCGCCCGCGCGGGCGAATGA
- a CDS encoding ATP-binding cassette domain-containing protein, whose protein sequence is MSLTVPPILAAPPFTLEVAGRPLARVPELNLRPGEVLHLCGPNGAGKTTLLRVLVGERPGSEVRVLGGAPGSRGARADTAWVPTDAALPDDLTVAEGLAFLAALWSRPAAPLLTLAESLGLARWLDAWPAELSRGTRQKVALSGALGLGCALTLLDEPFGTLDTASRAALLDAIRARAAAGGALVVTTHGEELAGLPVRRVTLEPA, encoded by the coding sequence ATGTCCCTGACTGTTCCGCCGATCCTCGCCGCCCCGCCGTTCACGCTGGAGGTCGCGGGGCGGCCCCTCGCGCGCGTTCCGGAACTGAATCTGCGGCCCGGAGAGGTGTTGCACCTGTGCGGGCCGAACGGGGCGGGCAAGACGACCCTGCTGCGCGTCCTGGTCGGGGAACGACCGGGGAGCGAGGTGCGGGTGCTGGGCGGCGCGCCGGGTTCGCGGGGCGCGCGGGCGGACACGGCGTGGGTGCCGACGGACGCGGCCCTGCCGGACGACCTGACGGTCGCGGAGGGTCTGGCGTTCCTGGCGGCGCTGTGGTCCCGCCCGGCGGCTCCGCTGCTGACGCTGGCGGAGTCGTTGGGGCTGGCGCGCTGGCTGGACGCGTGGCCCGCCGAGCTGTCGCGCGGCACGCGGCAGAAGGTCGCGCTGAGCGGCGCGCTGGGGCTGGGCTGCGCGCTGACGCTGCTGGACGAACCGTTCGGAACGCTGGACACCGCCTCGCGCGCGGCGCTGCTGGACGCGATCCGGGCGCGGGCGGCGGCGGGTGGGGCGCTGGTCGTCACGACGCACGGCGAGGAACTCGCGGGGCTGCCGGTACGCCGCGTGACGCTGGAGCCCGCGTGA